One Brassica napus cultivar Da-Ae chromosome C4, Da-Ae, whole genome shotgun sequence genomic region harbors:
- the LOC106392920 gene encoding E3 ubiquitin-protein ligase RSL1-like — translation MSGMLLNEVQHIRGKFASCLPIFVAPNDIRYVYKLARETIVYETRIQVDAQKTTCAICLDEDINADQMFSVDKCGHWFCSECVKRHIEVKLLEQGFVRCPQHRCKSKLTFTRCAYLLTPKLQAIWLQRIKEDSIPVSERFYCPNPRCSALTSEKELWKSTREAGVRRCCGKCGEPFCSRCKVPWHSNMLCDHYKRLHPNPTENDRKLKALADEKMWRQCGMCQHMIELSQGCIRIKCRYHLYIITLPFEYV, via the coding sequence ATGTCTGGCATGCTACTGAATGAGGTGCAGCACATCAGAGGAAAATTTGCATCGTGCCTTCCTATTTTCGTGGCCCCAAATGATATCAGATATGTTTATAAACTAGCTAGAGAAACAATAGTTTATGAAACAAGGATACAAGTGGACGCTCAGAAAACGACTTGCGCTATATGTTTAGATGAAGATATCAATGCTGATCAGATGTTTTCTGTTGATAAATGTGGTCATTGGTTTTGTTCCGAGTGTGTGAAACGACATATAGAAGTAAAGCTACTGGAGCAAGGTTTTGTGAGATGTCCTCAGCATCGCTGCAAGTCTAAGTTGACTTTTACACGCTGTGCTTATCTTTTGACTCCTAAACTACAAGCCATATGGTTACAAAGGATTAAAGAGGATTCAATTCCTGTATCGGAGAGATTCTATTGCCCGAACCCTAGGTGTTCTGCTTTAACGTCGGAAAAGGAGCTCTGGAAATCTACTAGAGAAGCTGGAGTTAGGAGATGCTGCGGTAAATGCGGTGAACCCTTTTGCAGCAGATGTAAAGTTCCGTGGCATAGCAATATGTTGTGTGACCATTACAAGAGGTTGCATCCAAATCCTACGGAAAACGACAGAAAGCTAAAAGCTCTAGCAGACGAGAAGATGTGGCGTCAGTGCGGAATGTGTCAACACATGATTGAACTTTCTCAAGGCTGCATCCGCATAAAGTGCAGGTATCATCTCTATATAATCACACTACCCTTCGAATATGTTTAA